From the genome of Phycicoccus duodecadis:
CGGGTGTCGCCGCCGCTCGCATGTCCGCCCGGCACGCGTGGCTCACCTTCCGGGTGGGGCCGCGCCCGCTCGAGCACCCCCTCACGACCACCGGCGCCCTCGACTGGGCCGCCGCCCTCTCGCGCCTGCACGCCCGCTGGTACGACGGCGCGGCGCCGCCCGCGGTCGCGGCGGTCTTTGTGCTCCAGTGGCTGCTGCAGGTGCCGGCCCACACCGCCGCCCACGCCGCCGCCGCGGGGCCTTGGCGGGTGCGTGACCTGGCCGGCCTGACCTTCTCCCGTGGGGGCTCGCTCGTCCCCGACGTCGTGGCGCTGCCCGGGCTGGTCGCGGACCGACGCGACCTCGCGGGCCGCCTCGATGCGGCCGAGGCCGACTACCGGGCGGTGGCGGGGCCGATCGCCGCCGAGTACCCCTCCCGCGTGCGGCTCGGC
Proteins encoded in this window:
- a CDS encoding (2Fe-2S)-binding protein — protein: MSARHAWLTFRVGPRPLEHPLTTTGALDWAAALSRLHARWYDGAAPPAVAAVFVLQWLLQVPAHTAAHAAAAGPWRVRDLAGLTFSRGGSLVPDVVALPGLVADRRDLAGRLDAAEADYRAVAGPIAAEYPSRVRLGAHTRTALVDDMWHAARREAEAATGRLAPGVLPRASCCLIYALPGCAECAGCPRLSAPPVPRSNP